The following coding sequences are from one Caldisericaceae bacterium window:
- the leuS gene encoding leucine--tRNA ligase: MEKEYIPSEFEAKYYEEWEKEKLFKGEDFSSKPKFYLLVMFPYPSGSGLHVGHCRNYIPADTYARYKRMKGFNVLHPIGYDAFGLPAENYAIEHGVHPKDSTYKNIENFRRQLKMLGLSYDWDREFATSDPSYYKWTEWFFELLFKRGLAYQDTNFQWWCPHCKTVLANEQIVDGKCWRCGTPVVKKELKEWFFKITSYADRLLNDLDKIDWPERIKSMQRNWIGRSSGAEIDFEVVNAPNGKHTISVFTTRIDTIFGVTFIAIAPEHPLVMKITKDEYRESVEKYVEEALKKFETERLSTEKEKTGVFTGAYAKNPFTGELVPIYVGDYVVFSYGTGAVMGVPAHDERDFVFAKKHNLPIKVVISKDGNPVEDLPEAFTEDGILINSGEFSGLKSEEAREKLTKYAEEHNFGKGVVRYKIRDWLISRQRYWGAPIPIVHCPVHGAVPVPEEQLPVLLPEEVDFSPRDTGESPLANDKDFVNTTCPICGGPAKRETDTQDGFACSSWYFLRFADPKNDKTPFDKDKAKYWLPVDLYIGGAEHAVMHLLYARFYTKVMFDAGLIDFDEPFKKLLNQGMILGPDHQKMSKSRGNVVNPDDVVKEYGADTLRAYILFIGPLDTDSAWSTEGIRGVNRFIKRIWSLFIQLEDVNETISNQQIEKEIELMTDKMIVKISDQIEKFKFNTMISSFMEWLNYLSKIVEDDSSVIKTKAFKEAAITFLTMLAPATPFVTEELHHRLGGIGSIHKREWPQPKGIYKVEKSVVVVQVNGKLRDKVEVPIEADLEDVLDLVKKSDKISRLNINFDKAKYVFVKDKLLNIVI, encoded by the coding sequence ATGGAAAAAGAATACATCCCAAGTGAATTTGAAGCAAAGTATTACGAGGAATGGGAAAAAGAAAAACTCTTCAAGGGAGAGGATTTTTCTTCTAAGCCAAAGTTCTATTTGTTGGTAATGTTCCCCTATCCATCAGGGTCGGGTTTACACGTAGGCCACTGCAGAAACTACATACCAGCAGACACATATGCAAGATACAAAAGAATGAAAGGATTTAATGTGCTTCACCCTATAGGATACGATGCTTTTGGGCTACCAGCAGAAAACTACGCCATAGAACATGGAGTGCATCCTAAAGATTCAACTTATAAAAATATTGAAAACTTCAGAAGACAACTAAAAATGCTTGGTTTGTCTTACGATTGGGATAGAGAATTTGCAACATCAGATCCCTCATACTACAAATGGACAGAATGGTTTTTTGAATTGTTATTCAAAAGAGGCCTTGCATACCAGGACACAAACTTCCAATGGTGGTGCCCTCACTGTAAGACAGTGCTTGCAAACGAACAGATAGTCGATGGAAAATGTTGGCGATGCGGAACTCCTGTTGTAAAAAAAGAATTAAAAGAATGGTTTTTTAAAATAACTTCTTATGCAGATAGACTTCTAAATGACCTTGACAAAATTGATTGGCCTGAACGAATAAAATCAATGCAAAGAAATTGGATTGGAAGATCCTCTGGAGCTGAAATTGACTTTGAAGTGGTCAACGCACCTAATGGAAAGCACACAATAAGTGTTTTCACAACGCGTATAGACACTATATTTGGTGTCACTTTTATTGCAATCGCACCAGAACATCCACTGGTAATGAAGATAACAAAAGATGAATACAGAGAAAGTGTTGAGAAATATGTAGAAGAAGCCTTAAAGAAATTTGAAACTGAAAGGCTATCAACAGAAAAAGAAAAGACAGGAGTATTTACTGGCGCATATGCAAAAAACCCTTTTACAGGCGAGCTTGTGCCCATATATGTAGGAGATTATGTAGTATTTTCATACGGAACTGGGGCAGTAATGGGTGTGCCTGCGCATGATGAAAGAGACTTTGTATTCGCTAAAAAACATAATTTACCAATTAAAGTTGTTATCTCAAAAGATGGCAACCCTGTAGAAGACTTACCCGAGGCGTTTACTGAAGATGGTATTCTTATAAATAGTGGTGAATTTTCAGGTTTAAAAAGCGAAGAAGCAAGAGAAAAATTAACCAAATACGCAGAAGAACATAATTTTGGCAAAGGAGTTGTTAGGTACAAAATACGTGATTGGCTTATTTCAAGACAGAGGTACTGGGGAGCACCTATTCCAATAGTCCATTGTCCAGTCCATGGAGCAGTTCCCGTTCCTGAAGAGCAACTTCCCGTGCTACTTCCTGAGGAAGTTGATTTTTCTCCAAGAGACACAGGAGAATCGCCTCTTGCAAACGACAAAGATTTTGTTAATACCACATGTCCTATTTGTGGAGGCCCTGCAAAAAGAGAAACAGACACCCAAGATGGTTTTGCATGTTCTTCTTGGTATTTCTTACGCTTTGCTGATCCCAAAAATGACAAAACACCTTTTGATAAAGATAAAGCAAAATACTGGTTGCCTGTTGATCTTTACATAGGTGGAGCAGAACATGCAGTAATGCATCTTCTTTATGCAAGATTCTATACTAAAGTTATGTTCGATGCAGGGCTTATAGACTTCGATGAACCGTTTAAAAAGCTACTCAATCAAGGTATGATACTTGGCCCAGACCATCAAAAAATGAGTAAATCAAGAGGAAATGTAGTTAATCCTGATGATGTGGTAAAGGAATACGGAGCAGACACCTTAAGAGCGTATATTCTTTTTATTGGACCATTAGACACTGACTCAGCATGGAGCACAGAGGGTATTAGAGGAGTAAATAGGTTTATAAAAAGGATTTGGAGTCTTTTCATTCAACTTGAAGATGTAAATGAAACAATCTCAAACCAGCAAATTGAAAAAGAGATTGAATTAATGACGGATAAAATGATTGTGAAAATAAGCGACCAAATAGAAAAATTCAAGTTCAATACAATGATAAGTAGCTTTATGGAGTGGTTGAATTATCTTTCTAAAATAGTTGAAGATGATTCATCCGTCATAAAAACGAAAGCGTTTAAAGAGGCTGCAATAACTTTCCTTACGATGCTTGCCCCAGCAACTCCCTTTGTTACAGAAGAACTTCACCATAGATTAGGAGGCATTGGAAGCATCCATAAGAGAGAATGGCCCCAACCAAAAGGAATATACAAAGTTGAGAAATCTGTAGTAGTTGTCCAAGTAAATGGAAAATTAAGAGACAAAGTAGAAGTGCCAATAGAAGCAGATCTTGAAGATGTACTTGATTTAGTTAAAAAATCTGATAAAATATCAAGGTTAAATATTAATTTTGATAAAGCAAAATACGTTTTTGTAAAAGACAAACTTTTAAATATTGTTATTTAG
- the rpmF gene encoding 50S ribosomal protein L32: MAQPKKKTTHSRSRMRKIKEHLENVHLVECPHCHNLIQPHKVCPYCGYYDGNQVLEVEKASK, translated from the coding sequence ATGGCTCAACCAAAAAAGAAAACCACACATTCAAGAAGTAGAATGAGAAAAATTAAAGAACACCTTGAGAATGTTCATTTAGTTGAATGTCCTCATTGCCATAATTTAATCCAACCGCATAAGGTGTGTCCGTATTGTGGATATTACGATGGCAATCAGGTATTGGAAGTAGAAAAAGCAAGTAAATAA
- the rnc gene encoding ribonuclease III codes for MSTKTLDKEIKKRVQAFEALLKKKIPRKCRDTFITAITHSSFVGENKGFTSNERLEFLGDSVLSLTITYHLLERYKNLSEGELSRKRAFLVSEKNLSKKAEEIQLGELLLFGKGEDKSGGKHKAAILADAFEAVTAAIFLCFGFKEAYRFIEDTFKEDLENALNIETIDAKTKLQEILQKAIHKVPEYKIVDEEKIDDTKLFRAEVKIDGKILGSGKGRTKKEAEEEAAKVALNDEYIRKIEESNQ; via the coding sequence ATGAGTACAAAAACACTCGACAAAGAAATAAAAAAGAGGGTGCAGGCTTTTGAAGCACTACTTAAAAAAAAGATACCCCGAAAGTGCAGAGATACTTTTATTACGGCTATAACTCATTCATCTTTTGTAGGAGAAAACAAAGGCTTTACTTCAAATGAACGTTTAGAATTTCTCGGAGACTCTGTTTTATCGCTTACCATCACATACCACCTGTTGGAGCGCTACAAGAATTTAAGCGAGGGCGAATTAAGTAGAAAAAGAGCGTTCTTAGTATCGGAGAAAAACCTTTCTAAAAAAGCAGAAGAAATCCAATTAGGAGAATTACTTCTTTTTGGAAAAGGCGAAGATAAAAGCGGCGGAAAGCATAAAGCTGCGATACTTGCCGATGCATTTGAAGCAGTGACTGCTGCAATATTCTTGTGCTTTGGCTTTAAGGAAGCATACAGATTTATAGAAGATACTTTTAAAGAGGATTTAGAAAACGCATTGAACATAGAGACAATTGATGCAAAAACAAAACTCCAAGAAATTCTACAAAAGGCAATACATAAAGTGCCAGAATACAAAATAGTCGATGAAGAAAAGATAGATGATACAAAATTATTTAGAGCAGAAGTAAAAATCGACGGGAAGATTCTTGGAAGCGGTAAAGGTAGAACAAAAAAGGAAGCAGAAGAAGAGGCTGCAAAAGTTGCTTTAAACGATGAATATATTAGAAAGATTGAAGAATCTAATCAGTAA
- the ftsY gene encoding signal recognition particle-docking protein FtsY: protein MNILERLKNLISKKSVNLDEVEEFLLSKNFGVRFTEEFISKFKKESIDYIELFKKTVKEAFVGLDTTVNLSKEPPTVFIFVGSNGSGKTTSIAKVANFYKQKGFKNILLIAGDTFRAGAIDQLSIWAERLGVDIMKGKPKADPASVIFDGLSKSNNYDLILIDTSGRVETNENLLKELTKIEKVVLSKTNRINEVFLVMDSLTGLNLMEQVDTFTKAIKVTGIILTKFDTSSYPGVVIPITEKYKIPIKFIGTGEDINDLEEFSSDFYINKLIGGVQ, encoded by the coding sequence ATGAATATATTAGAAAGATTGAAGAATCTAATCAGTAAAAAGAGTGTAAACCTTGATGAGGTAGAAGAATTTTTACTCAGTAAGAATTTTGGAGTTAGATTTACAGAAGAGTTCATTAGTAAATTTAAAAAAGAAAGCATAGATTACATTGAACTCTTTAAAAAAACTGTTAAGGAGGCTTTTGTTGGTTTAGATACAACTGTAAACCTATCAAAAGAACCTCCAACGGTATTTATTTTTGTTGGTTCAAACGGCTCTGGCAAGACTACAAGCATTGCAAAGGTTGCCAATTTTTACAAACAAAAAGGTTTTAAAAACATTCTTTTAATAGCAGGTGATACTTTTAGAGCTGGAGCAATAGACCAACTTTCGATATGGGCTGAAAGATTAGGAGTTGACATAATGAAAGGAAAACCAAAGGCTGATCCTGCAAGTGTTATATTTGATGGGTTATCAAAATCTAACAACTACGATTTAATTCTTATAGATACTTCAGGTAGAGTTGAAACCAACGAAAACTTGCTAAAAGAACTTACAAAAATCGAAAAAGTAGTTTTAAGTAAAACAAACAGAATAAATGAGGTATTTCTTGTAATGGATAGCCTAACAGGTTTAAATTTGATGGAACAGGTTGATACATTTACTAAAGCAATTAAAGTTACAGGGATTATATTGACTAAATTTGATACATCAAGCTACCCTGGAGTTGTTATTCCGATAACCGAAAAATACAAAATACCAATTAAATTTATAGGAACAGGTGAAGATATTAATGATCTTGAAGAATTTTCTTCGGATTTTTATATCAATAAACTCATTGGAGGAGTGCAATGA